The genome window ATGCAGTGAGGGTGTTTGCTGACCTTGTTCTGATGACTGAAAAGTCATTTCAGGGTGAGAATGTGCCTTGAGCTTCTACAGGGACCAGTTGTCCTGGGCATTGGATCAAGGGAGATTTTCATCCAGTACGGATTGCAAGATAGGTAGTAGTTGCCATTTAAAAACGAGGTACGttccaaagaaaacagctaGGAAGATTTCAGTTACAAGAAGCAAATTCATAATGCGTCGATTGGTTAAATGTGCACAATTGTAAATACAGACAATAATTTACAAGCTTTTCTCTTGAAATACTAGTGCTGCTATAAGGAGACAAGCATGTGACTTACTTATAAAGACTTACCATAGCATTTCCATACTGTAAATGAGCCTGATTAAGTTGACATTAGCTATTACTTGAGCTGCGTTCCAATTAGCTAAACAAAGGCTATGAATTCCGTCATTTCTGATGGAAGCTACACAAAACTTGTCTAATTACTGCAGTGAGTCATCTAGTTAAATGGTACTTCTATATGGACAAATTGATTTCAATGTGAGATTAATagccttttgctgctgttttacgTGCTTGCCAAAGACCATACTACATTGTTGCTAAGCATCATTAATGGATTAAAAGAAAGGTTCTGCATAATTCCTACAGTGGATCTTCAAGCAGCTTGTTTAGTTCGTGCACTAGCCTAGCGCTTGTTAGCCCTACGTAACACATGGGTATGGGAGGCTGCCACGTGTGAAGGAGGTTAATGCAATCCCAGGAACTCTTTCAAAAGCTCACAGGTTTTCTTATGGATGACTTCACGGAGCTTCCGCACGCGCCGGATGCTGGAGGTGCCCACAAAGCTGTCTGGCTGCAGGACAGCCATGCCGTTGTGGACATCTCCCATGATGATGAGCTGGCCATCCACCGTGGTCATGTTGGGACACGGGCAGCTCCAGTCCATGTTCAAAAGGGTGATTTCTAGGGGTTCTTTCCCCAGGAATTTTAATCCCATTTTTTCATCTTTGAGAATCTCCTCCACTGTCACCAGGGCATGTCCCGAGTCTTGGTCTTCGGTCAGCTCTGTTATCCGGCCCAGGATAACAAAATCACTTTTGCAGAAGCTGGTCACCAGCTTCTGGCGTGGTTTGCAAGCTTTGCAGTGCGTGTTCTTTGGGAAAGGGCACATCTCTTCACAGGCCTCCcggctctcaaagttgttctCATTGCCTCCACACCCGCCATAGATGAAGGACTGGCACTGTTTTGTCAAGCTGTTGTAGGCCCATCGGGGCTCGTAGGCTTTGCAGTGCCCTTGGAGGGCTGGCAGGTTGCAGATGTTGATGGGGCCATTCATGCAGGTTAACATACAGTTCTCGTAGGTCTCAAAGTGGTTGAGGTTGCTGTTACAGTTCCCATAGATGAAAGtaaagcagttgtttttctttgcatcaTAGTACCACCTGGTCTGCTCTTCCCCACAGTCTTCACTGTCCGGTTGCTTCAGGCACTCATCGgttggaaaatgtgttttgttttgggaagcTTCTTTGGATGTGGGTTCCCCTTTGATGACTGACAAAGGGAAATCAGCCCTGAGAAGGCCACCGCTGTTCTGGGCAGTGCAGGTGTAGATGCCAGCATCTTGGAGCTGGGTGTTGTAGATGACCAGCTGGGCGATGTTGGTGACCACAACGTTCCCTCTGACGTGATTTGGTTTCATGATgactttctctttcccatcgACCTGCTTCTCCCATGTGATTTCTGGCTTGGGTCTCCCTGTAACATCGCAGAGAAAGCTGACGGTCTCTCCTACATAGACAGACTGATGGATGGGGTTGTTCACCAGAGCAGGGGGCAAGATATCAACGACTGTTGTCTCGGAATAGGCAGTAGTAGGGCGAGCTGTTGTTTCTGGTGGGATAGGGCTGGTGTTTGGCCAGGTAAGATGGTACCTACAGGTGACTACGTTCAGTGTAATGCCTTTGATGCAAGCTTCTGCATCCATGTAGCACTTGTTGTAGTAGGTGAGCCCATCAGAGGCACAGGTGAAGCTCGGCTCCTTCTCACACCTATCCTTGCACTTGCAGACGGGTTGCCCATCCCAGATATCACACTCTGAGCCTTGCTGGATACACATGAAACGGTCACAAGTTGCCTCCTTGGGCATTCCCACCggcccttttttccccttgacgTCCATGTACCGAGCTGCCACACAACTCTTTGTCCCACAGACATTGGGGCAACACTTCTCAAAGGTCTCACACTCCTGTGGGGAAAGAACACAGCCCAGTCATTAATGGGGGCAGAGCAAAGTCCTTTTTAGAGACCCAACAAACAGGGAGCCCAGAAACTCCCAAGGTGTTAGCTCAGGGGACCTGGTCTGCCACAGGTATCTGTGGTCTGAAACCCAGTCTCCCCAGTAATGAATAGAAACatcccccccagcacctcctgaGTGGTTTCTAAACACACTGGGGGTTCTGAGTGCTTCAAGAAAAGACTtttgaggaggaaaatgaatatCTGTTTCTTAAACACTAACCTCATCATAATTCTTCCCTAGAGTCACATGGACTGCTCAACTACTGAACCAACAACCCCCCTTCTGCACTCTCCCAGATGCCTGAGGACAAGGCCTGAGAAACAAAAGCGGATGGAAAGGCTTATCATATGGCTGTAGGCAGTAATCCTTCTTATTTTCCACAGAAGTATGTAAAGTATTATTTGAATTCCCTGAGACTAACAGCCTACTCTTGGAGGTGAAACTGCCAAGGATTTGTAATTGTTCACATTGTAGAGGAAATAATAGAATATCTCAAAAGTAAGGAAATTCTTGctccaaaaatacttttttctatggtatttaggaaaacaaacacaaaacagctCATTATGGCTCCTCTGTCCTATTTTAGTCCTATTTTCAAATGCATCATCGCTCTTGTAGTGATTTATTACACCCCATCTCAGCTACAGTCAGCTCTAAATTGCAGTTAATTTTAGCAGAATTTTCATCTTCTCTGCAGAAAAGGTATTTGATACGTGTGGTCACAGCTGCTGGGCTGTCATGGATTAAGGGACCACAAACACTGGTACCATGTACCCAACGGGACACACTTCCACCGTGTGTTAAACCCCTATGACCCCCCTGAAACCCAGCGGCTTTCTCCGTAAGTGAGAACAAAATGTTTCTTAAGCTACCAAACCAAAAGCTTCCCCTGAGCCCAGTGTCCTTTCCTTATTGGGAAAAAGATGACCTAATAACATAACTCTTTCCCCATTTCCAGCTGCACATTACTGGGTTTCAGAAGCAAAGTCAGAAACCAGAATGGGTAATGTTTTCAGCTGAGGTTGAGGAGTGTGGCTCTTTAGGGTCCTTGATGCTCACAGACCACTCACTCCAGGCAGGTATTTGTAACCAGTGGCTTCTGGCTTTCGGTTTTTGACCAGTCAATTATTAAAACATCATCCCCTGCTCCTACTGCTGGGGTTCTGCAAGTGTTTTTATATCCATTGCTGCACCTGGTAGCTGAAACAGAGGAGGCTTATTTGGGAACGGTGAAAGTAAAAAGAGCACCTTCATTCGTAACACATGGGATCCATCTGAGCAAATGTCTTTGTTTACTTGATGGCCAGCATTTTTctctatccttttttttttcctccactccTTTTAGCATTGCAAAACCAACCTGGCTGCAGAGCATAAACTCAAGGACCTTTTTCAGCGTGGTACATGTTGCTGGAGCTTTGCTGTTGGACATGATGTAAGAGGCAGGATGAGCAGGTATTTTCAGATGCCAGCTTGAGCTGGCAGTGCTGACAGGTTGAAAAATGAGTCCGGGGGTTGTAAGCTAAGCACATTTTGAGCTGGGAGCATCACAGAGAACATCTGCCTGGTCATTTTAACCATGATCCTGTTTTGTACTCCAAGCACGCTTTGTGTTTCAAGTGCAGCAAAGGCTGATGATTTACATGTTAAATCAAACCATTTCATTCAGGATTTCTCCCAGGAGTATAAAGCACTGACGATGGCCACCAACAACAAAGAGCGTGGTGACACTGCTAAAATACCATGGATTGGCCCCAGGACATGCTGAGTTCTGGAGTATCAAATTCAGACCTTTCTTTTAACAATAAAGCCAAGAAAATGATCAAAGAGAGCGAGTGCTGTACCCACATCAGTGTAAGTGACAGCAGCCGCACACCTCCCCACCTGATAACTCATCAAACCTTTGCTATTTCATACAGATCGCGGGTCAATTAAATACATGCACTGTCTGCATCGAGTCCTGCACGGGGCCAGCACCTTCCCAGCGGGAACAACCCTTCCCATCGGGTACCAACAGCCCACCACCAAACCCCATCACCCACGCCACAGAGGTAGAAACGTGCATCACTCACCAGGTCAGCTTCACACTCTCTCTTGCAAGTGCTCTGCGCGTCTACCCACAGGTTGGGGTTCATGTCATTGGGGCATATCCCAGCATGGGAATACCGGATTGGAGGCAGAGCTCTCCCTTTCAGAGAGACCTCCAGAAGCAAGAGGACACTGCTCTTCCCCAGCAAGATCCACATCCACCGAGTGAACAGCACCACCAGCATCTCAGAACTTCTCCAGGGCAATGGCAGGGACTGAGCTGGAAGCAGTTCTTGTCTGCCTGgggctgctttgttttgttcgTAAGCCTTAAATTTTCGAGGAACCCAAATGCACTTGACTTCGGTAAAAACTTCAGCAAGCTCCTTCGCTGCCTCTGCTGATAGTGCAGCGTGGTCTGGACCTCATTGGATTAAAGGTCCTAGGAAGTTACCCCCTTATTTTAAGAGAAACGCTAATAGTCTGAGCAGAGTTAGCTCTATTTATACCCTGCCTCTGTTAACAAGTCAGAAAAAGTAAACTTGATTTCTTTGACAGGCACACGCTTCCTATGTCCTGGTGGCAGTCAGACAGATttgttgcaagaaaaaaaagctggaaagagTTCAAAAGGCTGGAACTGGCATGGTGGGACCCCTGCATGTTTCTGAATGCAGGGAGGCCTTCTTAACCCCTTTAGACCTAAAGTACTTCCCTATGCTAAGAATGGCATTTACTTCTGAAAGAGTACTTGTCTAAATAACACGGACCCGCGGGCAGGGGATTTCCCCACGGCAAGGGGCTACACAATCACTTGCTAAAAGGAACAAGTAATAGGATTGAAGCAATTAAAGCTCGAATATCATATTTTAACAAAGGAAGTGGGGAAGAAATAACTGATTTAAACTCAGGAGAGACAAAGCCGTCGTCTTCACTGCTTCTCCCGGGGCTCCTCCAGgctgttttgcttctctttggTGGGGAAGGTTTCCAGGATGCCGAGTTTAATGCTGCCCTCCGAGCCCACCAGCAAGATGTTAAAAGTGTCCCTGAATTCCTCCACATTTCCTGACAGCCAGATCCCATTGTACAGTGCATTGCTGACCCCTTTAACAGCAACGACAAAAAAATAGTACAAGTTCAACTCTATGGAAACCTGCATAAAGGAATGTACAGCATTTTTGCATCGGGGGGCGGGGGGGAAATGCAGT of Melopsittacus undulatus isolate bMelUnd1 chromosome 11, bMelUnd1.mat.Z, whole genome shotgun sequence contains these proteins:
- the WFIKKN2 gene encoding WAP, Kazal, immunoglobulin, Kunitz and NTR domain-containing protein 2 translates to MLVVLFTRWMWILLGKSSVLLLLEVSLKGRALPPIRYSHAGICPNDMNPNLWVDAQSTCKRECEADLECETFEKCCPNVCGTKSCVAARYMDVKGKKGPVGMPKEATCDRFMCIQQGSECDIWDGQPVCKCKDRCEKEPSFTCASDGLTYYNKCYMDAEACIKGITLNVVTCRYHLTWPNTSPIPPETTARPTTAYSETTVVDILPPALVNNPIHQSVYVGETVSFLCDVTGRPKPEITWEKQVDGKEKVIMKPNHVRGNVVVTNIAQLVIYNTQLQDAGIYTCTAQNSGGLLRADFPLSVIKGEPTSKEASQNKTHFPTDECLKQPDSEDCGEEQTRWYYDAKKNNCFTFIYGNCNSNLNHFETYENCMLTCMNGPINICNLPALQGHCKAYEPRWAYNSLTKQCQSFIYGGCGGNENNFESREACEEMCPFPKNTHCKACKPRQKLVTSFCKSDFVILGRITELTEDQDSGHALVTVEEILKDEKMGLKFLGKEPLEITLLNMDWSCPCPNMTTVDGQLIIMGDVHNGMAVLQPDSFVGTSSIRRVRKLREVIHKKTCELLKEFLGLH